The Paeniglutamicibacter sulfureus genome includes a region encoding these proteins:
- a CDS encoding VOC family protein, with amino-acid sequence MDLSIQITIDSDNPHKQAVWWAETLGWTVEPSDPDFIQQMIDEGHASEDETLIFDGELAWRSGAGICPLDQLGKVPRQRILFQLVPEPKTVKNRIHLDLDLGDRHAAREKLLDRGATFLHEASQGPFAWYTLADPEGNEFCIR; translated from the coding sequence ATGGACCTCTCAATTCAAATCACCATCGACAGCGACAACCCGCACAAGCAGGCCGTCTGGTGGGCGGAGACGCTCGGCTGGACGGTGGAGCCCAGCGACCCGGACTTCATCCAGCAGATGATCGACGAGGGCCATGCCAGCGAGGACGAAACCCTGATCTTCGACGGCGAGCTGGCTTGGCGGAGCGGGGCGGGAATCTGCCCGCTGGACCAGCTGGGCAAGGTGCCGCGCCAGCGGATCCTCTTCCAGCTGGTACCCGAACCCAAGACCGTGAAGAACCGGATTCACCTGGATCTTGACCTGGGGGACAGGCACGCGGCACGTGAGAAGTTGCTGGACCGCGGGGCGACGTTCCTGCACGAGGCCAGCCAGGGGCCCTTCGCCTGGTACACGCTGGCCGACCCCGAGGGCAACGAGTTCTGCATCCGGTAG
- a CDS encoding dihydrofolate reductase family protein, whose protein sequence is MSLVRVHNFGLSIDGYGAGSNQGLKEPLGVGGEELHEWIFGTAYWHQRTGQPGGSTGKDDAWLRAGDEGIGSTVMGRNMFGPIRGPWDADDDARSWRGWWGESPPFGHDVFVLTHHGRDPLPMAGGTTFHFVSDGIRAALEAARKAANGGDVRIGGGVHTVREAVAAGLVDQLHLAIAPVLLGAGEPLFTGNWAEDGYRLVASEQGEGAMHVRLQRS, encoded by the coding sequence ATGTCATTGGTGAGGGTCCACAATTTCGGCCTGTCGATCGACGGCTACGGCGCCGGCAGCAACCAGGGATTGAAGGAACCGCTCGGGGTGGGCGGCGAGGAGCTGCACGAGTGGATCTTCGGCACCGCCTACTGGCACCAAAGGACGGGGCAACCCGGCGGCAGCACCGGGAAGGACGATGCCTGGCTGCGGGCCGGGGACGAGGGCATCGGTTCCACCGTCATGGGCAGGAACATGTTCGGCCCCATCCGCGGCCCCTGGGACGCGGACGACGACGCGCGTTCGTGGCGCGGCTGGTGGGGCGAGTCCCCGCCCTTCGGGCACGACGTCTTTGTGCTCACGCACCATGGGCGCGATCCCCTGCCGATGGCCGGCGGCACCACCTTCCACTTCGTCAGCGACGGGATCCGTGCCGCACTCGAGGCCGCGCGGAAGGCCGCGAACGGTGGCGATGTGCGCATCGGAGGCGGCGTGCACACCGTGCGCGAGGCGGTGGCCGCGGGCCTGGTCGACCAGCTGCACCTGGCCATCGCACCGGTGCTGCTGGGCGCCGGGGAACCGCTCTTCACCGGGAACTGGGCAGAGGACGGCTATCGGCTGGTCGCATCCGAGCAGGGCGAGGGCGCCATGCACGTGCGCCTGCAGCGTTCCTGA
- a CDS encoding VOC family protein, with protein sequence MYLENIVFDAVDPRRLGTFWQDLLGAELLTDSPEGFETRLSIPGGPDLDLCFQPVPDPPADPVRLHLDVLSGPARDAVVAEALRLGARHLDIGQGNVPWVVLGDPESNAFCVMDDRTAHRDTGPIAAIPIDSADPERDARFWAWLTGWTDAGAAAPRTLRHPSLRGPLLEFCEEPAPKSELKNRMHLDVRLEAADDPDEVAAGIGARGGRELRPDWGDIPWRVYQDPSGNEFCVLPAP encoded by the coding sequence ATGTACCTGGAAAACATCGTCTTCGACGCGGTGGATCCGCGGCGCCTCGGCACTTTCTGGCAGGACCTGCTCGGCGCCGAGCTGCTCACCGACTCCCCGGAGGGGTTTGAGACCCGCCTCTCGATTCCCGGCGGACCCGATCTGGACCTCTGCTTTCAACCAGTCCCCGACCCGCCGGCGGATCCCGTGCGCCTGCACCTGGATGTGCTCAGCGGCCCGGCACGGGACGCAGTGGTTGCCGAGGCCCTGCGGCTCGGGGCCAGGCACCTGGACATCGGGCAGGGCAACGTCCCCTGGGTAGTGCTGGGCGACCCGGAGTCAAACGCGTTCTGCGTCATGGACGACCGGACCGCGCACCGCGACACCGGTCCCATCGCCGCCATTCCCATCGATTCGGCCGACCCGGAACGGGACGCACGCTTCTGGGCCTGGCTGACGGGGTGGACCGACGCCGGCGCCGCGGCGCCGAGGACCCTGCGGCACCCCTCCCTGCGCGGACCGCTGTTGGAGTTCTGCGAGGAGCCCGCACCCAAGTCGGAGCTGAAGAACAGGATGCACCTGGACGTGAGGCTGGAGGCAGCCGACGATCCCGACGAGGTTGCAGCGGGGATCGGCGCACGCGGCGGGCGGGAATTGCGCCCGGACTGGGGAGACATTCCCTGGCGGGTCTACCAGGACCCCTCCGGCAACGAATTCTGCGTCCTTCCCGCACCATAG
- a CDS encoding NAD-dependent succinate-semialdehyde dehydrogenase yields the protein MSVYAVTNPATGILEATYPTAGDADIQAALSRADAAFGSWNTTPIATRAALLTRVADIYEERRDELAAIITREMGKPIFQSGKEIDITVSIYRYYAANGEKFLADEELEVAAGGTALIRKEGVGVLLGIMPWNFPYYQVARFAAPNLMNGNTILLKHAPQCPESALAMEQIFTDAGAPMGAYVNIFATNGQVADIIADDRVQGVSLTGSERAGSAVAEIAGRNLKKVVLELGGSDPFLVLEDANVARAAKQAMMGRFGNTGQACNAAKRIIVDELVYDEFVDSFTGAVSGIKVGDPAHPETFLGPLSSAAAREGLAAQVQDAIDKGATVLVGGSVLEGAGSFFAPTVLADVTPQMRAYTEELFGPVAVLYKVSGDEEAVALANASAYGLGASIQTEDMDRAHGIARQLEVGMVSINQTSGSAAELPFGGVKRSGVGRELGKYGMEEFVNRKLVTFRG from the coding sequence ATGAGTGTTTACGCAGTAACCAACCCGGCCACCGGCATTCTCGAAGCCACGTATCCCACGGCCGGCGACGCGGACATCCAGGCCGCGCTCTCACGCGCCGATGCCGCCTTCGGCAGTTGGAACACCACGCCGATCGCCACGCGTGCCGCCCTGCTGACCCGTGTAGCGGACATCTACGAGGAACGCCGCGACGAACTGGCCGCAATCATCACCCGCGAAATGGGCAAGCCGATCTTCCAGTCCGGCAAGGAAATCGACATCACCGTCTCGATCTACCGCTACTACGCAGCCAACGGCGAGAAGTTCCTGGCCGACGAGGAGCTGGAGGTCGCCGCCGGCGGCACCGCGCTGATCCGCAAGGAGGGCGTGGGCGTTCTGCTGGGCATCATGCCGTGGAACTTCCCCTACTACCAGGTCGCCCGCTTCGCCGCCCCCAACCTGATGAACGGCAACACGATCCTGCTCAAGCACGCCCCGCAGTGCCCGGAATCCGCGCTGGCCATGGAGCAGATCTTCACCGACGCCGGCGCCCCGATGGGTGCCTACGTGAACATCTTCGCCACCAACGGGCAGGTCGCCGACATCATCGCCGATGACCGCGTGCAGGGCGTCTCGCTCACCGGCTCCGAACGCGCAGGCTCCGCCGTGGCGGAGATCGCCGGCCGCAACCTGAAGAAGGTCGTGCTGGAGCTCGGCGGCTCTGATCCGTTCCTGGTGCTGGAGGACGCCAACGTCGCCCGAGCGGCCAAGCAGGCCATGATGGGCCGCTTCGGCAACACCGGCCAGGCCTGCAACGCCGCCAAGCGCATCATCGTCGACGAATTGGTCTACGACGAGTTCGTCGATTCCTTCACCGGCGCCGTGAGCGGCATCAAGGTCGGGGACCCGGCACACCCGGAGACCTTCCTGGGCCCGCTGTCCTCCGCCGCCGCCAGGGAAGGTCTTGCCGCCCAGGTGCAGGACGCCATCGACAAGGGTGCCACGGTCCTGGTCGGCGGATCCGTTCTGGAGGGCGCCGGATCGTTCTTCGCACCGACGGTGCTGGCCGATGTCACACCGCAGATGCGCGCCTACACCGAGGAGCTCTTCGGCCCGGTGGCCGTGCTCTACAAGGTCTCCGGCGACGAGGAGGCGGTGGCCCTGGCCAACGCCTCGGCCTACGGGCTGGGGGCCTCAATCCAGACCGAGGACATGGACCGGGCGCATGGCATCGCCAGGCAGCTGGAGGTCGGCATGGTCTCGATCAACCAGACCAGCGGGTCGGCCGCCGAACTCCCCTTCGGCGGGGTCAAGCGCTCGGGCGTGGGCCGCGAACTGGGCAAATACGGCATGGAGGAGTTCGTGAACCGCAAGCTGGTCACCTTCCGCGGCTAG
- a CDS encoding S-ribosylhomocysteine lyase: protein MNPERMNVESFNLDHRTVAAPYVRVADRKVLPQGDVITKYDVRFTQPNVAHLEMKAIHSLEHLFAEKSRNYSESVIDFSPMGCQTGYYLIMQGEPDVGSVANLVEATLTDVLQATEVPAANEIQCGWGENHSLAGAQEAARAFLAQRAAWEQVTA, encoded by the coding sequence ATGAACCCCGAACGCATGAACGTTGAGTCCTTCAACCTCGACCACCGCACTGTCGCCGCACCCTACGTGCGTGTCGCCGACCGCAAGGTGCTCCCGCAGGGAGATGTCATTACCAAGTATGACGTGCGCTTCACCCAGCCCAACGTTGCCCACCTGGAGATGAAGGCGATCCACTCCCTGGAGCACCTCTTCGCCGAGAAATCCCGCAACTACTCGGAATCCGTCATCGACTTCTCCCCCATGGGCTGCCAGACCGGCTACTACCTCATCATGCAGGGCGAGCCCGATGTCGGGTCCGTGGCCAACCTCGTCGAGGCCACCCTCACCGACGTGCTGCAGGCCACCGAGGTCCCTGCCGCCAACGAAATCCAGTGCGGCTGGGGCGAAAACCACTCGCTCGCCGGCGCGCAGGAGGCCGCCCGTGCGTTCCTGGCGCAGCGCGCCGCCTGGGAGCAGGTCACCGCGTGA
- the mtnN gene encoding 5'-methylthioadenosine/S-adenosylhomocysteine nucleosidase encodes MSGIDVVVIAAMEEETLPFLARATSVGEPVRVGNSIQRTGTLEGLNALFVQGGIGLVNAGSAATAALLRANREDPDAPTPLVISAGSAGGLGDSVRVGDVVIGSVNINADADARAFGYELGQVPGMPASYPAPRFLLDASNIGSPGHGIVATVHHGLVVSSYSFVGHERSAVIKEQFDGALATDMESSAIAQTCASFGAPFLAIRGISDLCGPASDEDFLDHVDDAAERSAEITAAFLRSWQDSGTPRKETELALA; translated from the coding sequence GTGAGCGGCATCGACGTCGTGGTCATCGCCGCCATGGAGGAGGAGACCCTCCCGTTCCTGGCGCGCGCCACCTCCGTGGGCGAACCTGTCCGCGTCGGCAACTCGATCCAGCGCACCGGAACCCTTGAGGGCCTGAACGCACTCTTCGTCCAGGGCGGCATCGGCCTGGTCAACGCGGGTAGCGCCGCCACCGCGGCACTGCTGCGGGCCAACCGGGAAGACCCCGACGCCCCCACGCCCTTGGTCATCAGCGCCGGCAGCGCCGGCGGACTGGGCGATTCGGTGCGGGTGGGAGACGTTGTCATCGGTTCGGTGAACATCAATGCCGATGCCGATGCGCGCGCTTTCGGCTACGAGCTCGGGCAGGTGCCCGGCATGCCCGCTTCCTACCCGGCGCCGCGATTCCTCCTCGACGCGAGCAACATCGGGAGCCCGGGGCACGGAATCGTGGCCACCGTGCACCACGGGCTGGTCGTGTCCAGCTACTCGTTCGTCGGACACGAACGTTCGGCCGTCATCAAGGAGCAGTTCGACGGAGCGTTGGCCACCGACATGGAGTCCTCGGCGATTGCGCAGACCTGCGCCTCCTTCGGGGCCCCGTTCCTGGCCATCCGCGGAATCTCGGACCTCTGCGGTCCGGCCTCCGATGAGGACTTCCTGGATCACGTCGATGACGCCGCCGAGCGCTCTGCCGAGATCACCGCGGCGTTCCTGAGGTCCTGGCAGGATTCCGGGACCCCGCGCAAGGAAACCGAGCTGGCGCTGGCCTGA
- a CDS encoding lipoate--protein ligase family protein: MTHGYTHHGEYKVVGGKLVVVDLLVQDGTIAAASLNGDFFLEPDEALFDLNQALVGLPATVEHSAVRDAVTTGLREGAVMFGFDADAVARTVRRALGHATTWADHSWEVLGPDTMPIIENVALDEVLARQVAAGTRGPTLRLWDWEDSAVVIGSFQSVRNEVDAQAAAEHGIKVVRRISGGGAMFMEAGNCITYSLYLPSSLVDGMSFADSYPFLDAWVMEALATVGVKAHYKPLNDIATEVGKIGGAAQKRLAGGVVLHHVTMSYDIDADKMLQVLRIGREKISDKGITSAAKRVDPLKTQAKLSRAEIMSTMADTFARRYSATPGRLDAPTRQAARDLAESKFSTDQWTARVP; the protein is encoded by the coding sequence ATGACTCACGGCTACACACATCACGGTGAATACAAGGTTGTCGGCGGCAAGTTGGTTGTCGTCGACCTGCTGGTGCAGGACGGGACGATAGCAGCCGCCTCGCTGAACGGGGACTTCTTCCTGGAGCCCGACGAAGCCCTCTTCGACCTGAACCAGGCGCTGGTGGGCCTGCCGGCGACCGTTGAGCACTCGGCGGTGCGTGACGCCGTCACCACCGGCCTGCGCGAGGGCGCGGTGATGTTCGGCTTCGACGCCGACGCCGTGGCCCGCACGGTGCGCCGCGCCCTGGGCCACGCCACCACCTGGGCCGACCACAGCTGGGAGGTGCTGGGCCCGGACACCATGCCGATCATCGAGAACGTGGCCCTCGACGAGGTGCTGGCCCGCCAGGTCGCCGCCGGCACGCGCGGCCCGACGCTGCGCCTCTGGGACTGGGAGGACTCGGCCGTGGTGATCGGCTCCTTCCAGTCGGTGCGCAACGAGGTCGACGCGCAGGCCGCTGCGGAGCACGGCATCAAGGTGGTGAGGCGGATCAGCGGCGGCGGGGCGATGTTCATGGAGGCGGGAAACTGCATCACCTACTCGCTCTACCTGCCCTCCTCGCTGGTGGACGGCATGAGCTTCGCCGATTCCTACCCGTTCCTGGATGCCTGGGTCATGGAGGCCTTGGCGACGGTGGGCGTCAAGGCGCACTACAAGCCACTGAACGACATTGCCACCGAGGTCGGGAAGATCGGCGGGGCGGCGCAAAAACGACTGGCTGGAGGCGTGGTGCTGCACCACGTGACCATGAGCTATGACATCGACGCGGATAAGATGCTACAGGTGCTGCGCATCGGCCGGGAGAAGATCTCCGACAAGGGCATCACCTCCGCGGCCAAGCGCGTGGACCCGCTGAAGACCCAGGCAAAGCTGTCGCGGGCCGAAATCATGTCGACGATGGCAGACACCTTCGCCCGCCGGTATTCTGCCACCCCGGGGCGGTTGGACGCCCCGACGCGGCAGGCCGCACGCGATCTGGCGGAATCGAAGTTCTCCACCGACCAATGGACTGCGCGCGTCCCGTAG
- a CDS encoding type B 50S ribosomal protein L31, with protein MKADIHPQYNTMVFNDLASGEKFLTRSTATSKKTIEWEDGNTYPVIDVEISAASHPFYTGKQRIMDSAGRVERFNARFKGFGGKK; from the coding sequence ATGAAGGCTGATATTCACCCGCAGTACAACACCATGGTGTTCAACGACCTCGCCTCGGGCGAGAAGTTCCTGACCCGTTCGACCGCCACGAGCAAGAAGACCATCGAGTGGGAAGACGGCAACACCTACCCGGTCATCGACGTCGAAATCTCCGCCGCTTCGCACCCGTTCTACACGGGCAAGCAGCGCATCATGGACTCGGCCGGCCGCGTCGAGCGCTTCAACGCCCGCTTCAAGGGCTTCGGCGGCAAGAAGTAA
- a CDS encoding TrmH family RNA methyltransferase, translating to MQANHQANDQAPGAQNGFEEAVREAAGGDISRRLVFLHSGVDPRVHDYAGLSDAALRQVADPANGRYIAEGSKVLRRALAAGHRPRSFFMAPKWLDSLRDVLTAHPGVPIFVGSDAVLESITGFHLHRGALAAMDRPEPLELEKVLSGARRVAILEDIVDHTNLGAIFRSAAALGIDAVLITPRCADPLYRRSIRVSMGAVFQVPWVRLDAWPDGMRAVAAAGFEIAAMELTAHARGIDEVAATDRGKLALVLGTEGAGVSDAVLEQADLHVMIPMRPGVDSLNVAAACAVAFWELRAR from the coding sequence ATGCAGGCCAACCACCAAGCCAACGACCAAGCACCCGGCGCGCAGAACGGGTTCGAGGAAGCGGTGCGCGAGGCAGCCGGCGGGGACATTTCCCGGCGGCTGGTCTTCCTGCACTCGGGTGTGGACCCGCGGGTCCATGACTACGCGGGGCTCTCGGACGCAGCCTTGCGCCAGGTTGCCGATCCGGCCAACGGGCGCTACATCGCCGAAGGCTCCAAGGTCCTGCGCCGGGCACTGGCGGCAGGGCACCGCCCGCGATCCTTCTTCATGGCACCGAAGTGGCTTGATTCGCTGCGCGACGTGTTGACCGCGCACCCCGGGGTGCCGATCTTCGTGGGATCCGACGCGGTGCTCGAATCCATCACCGGCTTCCACCTGCACCGCGGAGCGCTGGCGGCGATGGACCGCCCCGAACCGCTGGAACTGGAGAAGGTACTCTCCGGGGCCCGGAGGGTCGCGATCCTCGAGGACATCGTCGACCACACCAACCTCGGCGCCATCTTCCGCTCCGCCGCAGCGCTGGGCATCGACGCCGTGCTGATCACCCCGCGCTGCGCCGACCCGCTCTACCGGCGCTCCATCCGGGTGTCCATGGGCGCAGTGTTCCAGGTGCCGTGGGTCCGACTGGATGCCTGGCCAGATGGAATGCGGGCCGTGGCCGCCGCGGGATTCGAGATCGCCGCCATGGAACTGACCGCCCACGCCCGGGGCATCGATGAGGTGGCCGCCACCGACCGCGGGAAATTGGCGCTGGTGCTGGGCACCGAGGGTGCAGGGGTCAGCGACGCGGTGCTGGAGCAGGCCGACCTCCACGTCATGATTCCCATGCGCCCGGGCGTCGATTCGCTGAACGTGGCGGCGGCCTGCGCGGTGGCCTTCTGGGAATTGCGCGCTCGCTAG
- a CDS encoding sulfite exporter TauE/SafE family protein, whose product MDLWRDIIIFFAGLWAGTINTIVGSGSLVTFPVLVALGFAPVNAVVSNAMGLVAGGFSGAWGYRREAATVWRTMLKLVPVSLVGGLIGAWLLLHLPDTVFGYVAPVLIVLALLLVIFQPRLSAWAKGRQAASVGVNPDEADRTRIGPTLYILVFLIGIYGGYFTAAQGILLMAVFGIFLHASLQQSNAIKVILSLVVNLVAAVSYLVFAPERIHWPVVLLIAVGSLIGGFIGAKVGRKLSPGWLRLVIVVLGLVALANMVAKLIVGP is encoded by the coding sequence GTGGACTTGTGGCGCGACATCATCATTTTCTTCGCGGGCCTCTGGGCCGGAACCATCAACACCATCGTCGGATCCGGCAGCCTGGTGACCTTCCCGGTTCTCGTGGCTCTCGGATTCGCGCCGGTCAACGCGGTGGTCTCCAACGCCATGGGACTGGTTGCCGGTGGATTCTCCGGCGCCTGGGGCTATCGACGGGAGGCCGCCACCGTCTGGCGGACGATGCTCAAGCTGGTCCCCGTCTCGCTGGTCGGCGGACTCATCGGCGCCTGGCTGCTGCTGCATCTGCCCGACACGGTCTTCGGCTACGTGGCCCCGGTGCTGATCGTGCTGGCGCTGCTGCTGGTGATCTTCCAGCCACGGCTTTCCGCCTGGGCGAAGGGGCGCCAGGCTGCCAGCGTCGGGGTCAATCCGGACGAAGCCGACAGGACCCGCATCGGGCCCACCCTCTACATCCTGGTGTTCCTCATCGGCATCTACGGCGGCTACTTCACCGCCGCCCAGGGCATCTTGCTGATGGCGGTCTTCGGGATCTTCCTGCATGCCTCCCTGCAGCAGTCCAACGCCATCAAGGTGATCCTGTCGCTGGTGGTCAACCTGGTGGCCGCGGTTTCCTACCTGGTCTTCGCCCCCGAACGCATCCACTGGCCGGTGGTGCTGCTGATCGCGGTGGGCTCGCTGATCGGCGGGTTCATCGGCGCGAAGGTCGGGCGCAAGCTCTCCCCGGGCTGGCTGCGCCTGGTCATCGTGGTCCTGGGACTGGTGGCGCTGGCCAACATGGTCGCCAAGCTCATCGTGGGTCCCTGA
- a CDS encoding ABC transporter ATP-binding protein, which yields MNEVLGLADVSVVRGRKDLLTDINWHVKEGERWVVLGPNGAGKTTLLQIAGARMHPTRGVAGVLGEVLGAVDVFELRPRIGLSSAALANHIPEHENVLNVVLTASYGMTGRWREDYEKLDERRAFSLLHDWGMSTMINRPFATLSEGERKRVQIARALMTDPELLLLDEPGAGLDLAGREDLVARLTELAGDEEAPAMVLVTHHLEEVPPGFTHALLLRDGRVVSAGPITETLTEENLSETFNTPLSLRAERGRYSAVAKH from the coding sequence ATGAATGAAGTGCTGGGCCTCGCCGACGTCTCCGTGGTACGCGGACGCAAAGACTTACTGACTGACATCAACTGGCACGTAAAGGAGGGCGAGCGTTGGGTGGTTCTTGGACCCAACGGAGCCGGCAAGACCACGTTGCTGCAGATCGCCGGTGCCCGGATGCACCCCACCCGCGGTGTTGCGGGAGTGCTGGGCGAGGTACTCGGCGCCGTCGACGTCTTCGAGCTGCGCCCGCGCATCGGCCTGTCCTCCGCAGCCCTGGCCAACCACATCCCCGAGCACGAGAACGTGCTCAATGTGGTGCTGACGGCATCGTATGGAATGACCGGACGCTGGCGCGAAGACTACGAGAAACTGGATGAGCGCCGCGCTTTCTCCCTGCTGCACGACTGGGGCATGTCCACCATGATCAACCGGCCGTTCGCTACGCTCTCCGAGGGGGAGCGCAAGCGCGTGCAGATCGCCCGGGCGCTGATGACCGATCCCGAGCTGCTGCTGCTGGACGAACCGGGTGCCGGCCTTGACCTGGCCGGCCGAGAGGACCTCGTGGCACGCCTGACCGAACTGGCCGGCGACGAGGAAGCACCGGCGATGGTGCTGGTCACCCACCACCTCGAGGAAGTCCCCCCGGGATTCACCCACGCGCTGCTGCTGCGCGATGGCCGCGTGGTCTCCGCCGGTCCGATCACCGAGACGCTGACCGAGGAAAACCTCTCGGAGACGTTCAACACGCCGCTGAGCCTGCGCGCCGAGCGCGGGCGCTACAGCGCCGTCGCCAAGCACTAG
- the serB gene encoding phosphoserine phosphatase SerB — MQSTAFIVFHSAATPCAEPAGLRRTLAAAGHAVIKEQSFERAGRNGARWEVTGTVRQLRALVNPLDNLLARSEDLELRTSAIAVVPAALVRAKKLLLVMDVDSTLIKQEVIELLAAHAGREAEVAAVTEAAMRGELDFAASLHARVATLAGLDAEVIDAVRGRLELSDGAAELIAAFKAAGHHVAVVSGGFAQILDPLAAELGLDFARANDLVIVDGKLTGMVNGQVVDRAYKEVMLRTWARELGVDMEHTIAAGDGANDLDMVGAAGLGVAFNAKPLLREAADARIDLPRLDIIADLVGIS, encoded by the coding sequence ATGCAATCCACCGCCTTCATCGTCTTCCATTCAGCCGCCACGCCGTGTGCCGAACCCGCCGGCCTGCGCCGCACCCTGGCCGCCGCCGGCCACGCGGTGATCAAGGAGCAGTCCTTCGAGCGTGCCGGTCGCAACGGTGCGCGCTGGGAGGTCACCGGGACGGTGCGCCAGCTTCGTGCCCTGGTGAACCCGCTGGACAACCTGCTGGCCCGCTCGGAGGATCTCGAGCTGCGCACTTCCGCCATTGCCGTGGTGCCTGCCGCACTTGTGCGTGCGAAAAAGTTGCTGCTGGTCATGGACGTGGACTCCACCCTGATCAAGCAAGAGGTCATCGAGTTGTTGGCCGCCCACGCCGGACGGGAGGCCGAAGTCGCGGCCGTCACCGAGGCTGCAATGCGCGGCGAACTGGACTTCGCCGCCTCGCTCCATGCCCGGGTGGCCACCCTGGCAGGGCTCGATGCCGAGGTGATCGATGCGGTGCGCGGGCGCCTGGAGCTCAGTGACGGTGCGGCCGAACTTATCGCCGCCTTCAAGGCGGCTGGCCACCACGTGGCAGTGGTTTCCGGCGGCTTCGCCCAGATCCTGGATCCGCTGGCGGCCGAACTGGGTCTGGACTTTGCCCGCGCCAACGACCTGGTCATCGTCGACGGGAAGCTCACCGGCATGGTCAACGGGCAGGTGGTGGACCGCGCGTACAAGGAAGTCATGTTGCGCACCTGGGCCCGCGAACTCGGGGTCGACATGGAGCACACCATCGCGGCCGGGGACGGTGCCAACGACCTGGACATGGTCGGCGCCGCCGGGCTCGGCGTCGCGTTCAACGCCAAGCCGCTGTTGCGTGAAGCCGCGGATGCCAGGATCGACCTGCCGCGGCTGGACATCATCGCCGACTTGGTGGGGATCTCATAA